The proteins below come from a single Haladaptatus paucihalophilus DX253 genomic window:
- the trxA gene encoding thioredoxin, translating to MTDEISEIRKQKREELMNGTTEEDEGTPKEPVHVESESHLNELTKTNDVVLVDFYADWCGPCKMLEPVVKAVAKETEAVVAKVDIDQHQLLAQQNGVRGVPTLQLYADGEVAKRMVGMQDQATLMNLVNQFA from the coding sequence ATGACGGACGAAATCAGCGAAATCAGGAAACAAAAACGGGAAGAATTGATGAACGGAACGACGGAAGAAGACGAAGGAACCCCAAAAGAGCCGGTTCACGTCGAGAGTGAGTCGCACCTCAACGAGCTTACGAAGACGAACGACGTCGTGTTGGTGGACTTCTACGCGGACTGGTGTGGCCCGTGCAAGATGCTCGAACCGGTGGTCAAAGCCGTGGCGAAAGAGACCGAAGCCGTCGTCGCCAAGGTAGACATCGACCAACACCAACTGCTCGCACAGCAGAACGGCGTGCGCGGCGTGCCGACGCTCCAGTTGTACGCCGACGGCGAGGTCGCAAAGCGGATGGTCGGGATGCAGGACCAGGCGACGTTGATGAATCTCGTCAACCAGTTCGCCTAA
- a CDS encoding molybdopterin oxidoreductase family protein, giving the protein MGENSRERTGGGSEQTGGGGERTIERDAKSICPFCGVGCGVRPAKTGTSGKSARGRGWHAPVNRRGELCPKGVAAYEVVGHDERLTEPQVRRDEELVSVSWDEAFSRIETEFARIVDEHGPDALGFFSSSGCTNEEDYLLQKIARTLGTNNVDNCARLCHSSTVAAMASRFGAGAMTNTLSDLGDADCFLICGSNPAEQHPIIFSSYLAPAAKEGTTVIQIDPRTNRTSAIADHHLPVKPGYDIPLLNAMCAVIFEEGLEDEGFLRERVSEVTAFREFIADVDVSACAELAGIAEDDLREAARVYATVDRAAAFTGMGMSQHRYGTTNVHALLNLSLVTGNIGKRGAGVNPLRGKNNVQGASDVGCLPDVLPGYRSVTDEDARTAIGDVWGVEPPSKPGLTEVEMTHEFGDGIRGAFVFGENIAATEPNASRTARELDSLDCLVVQDIFPTRTVEHADVVLPASSWAEKEGTVTNTDRQVQRMRPVASPPGNARADLDVLRELGRRLMRPTGNEEATENEASEGTFDYDGAAAVFEELRRVTPQYAGMRYAEIGEGSQRWPLPEGASEGTGVLHRETFANGHRRVPLVPVELVEPDDEDELVLTTGRVIEHFNSGVVTRRSDVLTRLRSTDAMQIHPDDARKRGIEDGETVVVESEHGRVEASATVTPSIRSGVVFLTFHFAEPLVNRLTGDELDPESKIPTYKHVPVTVTKEVSGASND; this is encoded by the coding sequence ATGGGAGAGAACTCGAGGGAGAGAACCGGTGGCGGAAGTGAGCAAACCGGTGGCGGAGGCGAGCGGACCATCGAACGGGACGCGAAAAGCATCTGTCCCTTCTGCGGCGTCGGGTGCGGCGTTCGACCAGCGAAAACGGGCACGTCCGGGAAATCCGCACGGGGACGAGGGTGGCACGCGCCGGTGAACCGCCGCGGTGAACTCTGTCCGAAGGGGGTAGCCGCCTACGAAGTCGTCGGCCACGACGAGCGGTTGACCGAGCCACAGGTTCGCCGCGACGAGGAGTTGGTGAGCGTTTCGTGGGACGAGGCGTTCTCCCGAATCGAAACCGAATTCGCCCGCATCGTGGACGAACACGGACCGGACGCGCTGGGATTTTTCTCCTCCTCAGGGTGTACGAACGAAGAGGACTACCTGCTTCAAAAAATCGCTCGGACCCTCGGCACGAACAACGTGGACAACTGCGCTCGGCTCTGTCACTCCTCGACGGTCGCGGCGATGGCGAGTCGGTTCGGTGCCGGTGCAATGACGAACACGCTTTCGGACCTCGGGGACGCCGACTGTTTTCTCATCTGTGGCTCGAACCCCGCCGAACAGCACCCGATAATCTTCAGTTCGTACCTCGCACCGGCCGCGAAAGAGGGGACGACGGTGATCCAAATCGACCCGCGAACCAACCGAACGAGCGCCATCGCGGACCACCACTTGCCGGTCAAACCCGGCTACGATATCCCGCTGTTGAACGCGATGTGCGCCGTGATTTTCGAGGAAGGGTTGGAGGACGAGGGGTTTCTCCGCGAACGCGTGTCCGAGGTCACCGCGTTTCGGGAATTCATCGCCGACGTTGACGTGAGCGCGTGTGCGGAACTCGCGGGCATCGCGGAGGACGACCTCCGAGAGGCCGCGCGCGTCTACGCCACCGTGGACCGCGCCGCGGCGTTCACCGGCATGGGAATGAGCCAGCATCGCTACGGGACGACGAACGTCCACGCGCTTCTCAACCTCTCGCTGGTCACCGGAAATATCGGAAAGCGCGGTGCTGGCGTCAACCCGCTTCGCGGAAAGAACAACGTCCAAGGCGCGAGCGACGTCGGCTGTTTACCCGACGTGCTCCCGGGCTACCGCTCGGTCACGGACGAGGACGCCCGGACCGCTATCGGAGACGTGTGGGGTGTCGAACCGCCGTCGAAACCCGGTCTGACGGAAGTCGAGATGACACACGAGTTCGGCGACGGAATTCGCGGCGCGTTCGTGTTCGGCGAGAACATCGCGGCGACCGAACCGAACGCGAGTCGAACGGCGCGAGAACTCGATTCGCTCGACTGTCTCGTCGTGCAGGATATCTTCCCGACGAGGACGGTCGAACACGCGGACGTCGTGCTCCCGGCGAGTTCGTGGGCGGAGAAGGAGGGAACCGTGACCAACACCGACCGACAGGTACAGCGGATGCGTCCCGTCGCCTCCCCACCGGGGAACGCGCGCGCCGATTTAGACGTTCTCCGGGAACTCGGCCGAAGGCTAATGCGGCCGACGGGAAACGAGGAAGCGACCGAAAACGAGGCGTCGGAAGGGACGTTCGACTACGACGGGGCGGCGGCCGTCTTCGAGGAGTTACGGCGGGTGACGCCGCAGTACGCCGGGATGCGGTACGCGGAAATCGGGGAGGGAAGTCAACGCTGGCCGTTACCGGAAGGAGCGAGCGAAGGAACCGGTGTCCTCCACCGGGAGACGTTCGCCAACGGACACCGACGCGTGCCGCTCGTCCCGGTCGAACTCGTGGAACCGGACGACGAGGATGAACTCGTATTGACGACCGGGCGCGTCATCGAGCACTTCAACAGCGGGGTCGTCACCCGACGATCCGACGTGTTGACGCGCCTTCGGAGCACCGACGCGATGCAGATACACCCCGACGACGCGAGAAAGCGAGGAATCGAGGACGGGGAAACGGTCGTCGTCGAGAGCGAGCACGGTCGGGTGGAAGCGAGTGCGACGGTCACGCCATCGATTCGTTCCGGCGTGGTGTTCCTGACGTTCCACTTCGCCGAACCGCTCGTCAATCGACTCACTGGTGACGAACTCGACCCCGAATCGAAGATTCCGACGTACAAACACGTTCCCGTGACGGTCACGAAGGAGGTATCCGGAGCGAGCAATGATTGA
- a CDS encoding ParA family protein, whose product MKRAITLWSESGGVGKTTMATNVSAALGRQDERVLVIDLDPQLGSLTDHVGYQELKTGDRDHLGHVLLDDEKDIRSLIVETEDFDLVPSHEGLANIESEMAARNTSLREFQLRSALKSVAGEYDYFIIDPPATLNVLVDNALVAARNVLIPIELTRKGSISIEGLEDTLDSMERGFKKFDDSFELGILAVVPNEVGDSNIYRDTREELETDGKPVTPFGVRKRDVLKEAWKNQMNLFEFAESDETRDLREYEGDLLANFEQLARIVQQGTVDAVEVEA is encoded by the coding sequence ATGAAACGGGCCATCACACTGTGGAGCGAGTCCGGCGGGGTCGGCAAGACGACCATGGCGACCAACGTCTCCGCCGCGCTGGGCCGACAGGACGAGCGGGTTCTCGTCATCGACCTGGACCCCCAACTGGGAAGTCTGACCGACCACGTGGGCTACCAAGAGTTGAAAACCGGCGACCGCGACCACCTCGGGCACGTCCTGCTGGACGACGAAAAGGACATCCGCTCGCTCATCGTCGAAACGGAGGATTTCGATCTCGTACCGTCCCACGAAGGGCTTGCGAACATCGAGAGCGAGATGGCCGCGCGGAACACGTCGCTTCGGGAGTTCCAACTGCGGTCCGCCCTCAAATCCGTCGCCGGGGAGTACGATTACTTCATCATCGACCCGCCAGCGACGCTGAACGTCCTCGTGGACAACGCGCTCGTCGCGGCACGAAACGTACTCATTCCCATCGAACTCACCCGAAAAGGGAGTATCTCCATCGAAGGGCTGGAAGACACCCTCGACAGCATGGAACGTGGGTTCAAGAAGTTCGACGACAGCTTCGAGTTGGGCATCCTCGCCGTCGTCCCGAACGAAGTCGGGGATTCGAACATCTACCGCGATACGCGCGAGGAACTCGAAACGGACGGGAAACCGGTGACGCCGTTCGGTGTTCGAAAGCGCGACGTGCTGAAGGAAGCGTGGAAGAACCAAATGAACCTGTTCGAGTTCGCGGAAAGCGACGAAACCCGTGACCTCCGCGAGTACGAAGGCGATCTGCTCGCGAACTTCGAACAGTTGGCGCGAATCGTCCAACAGGGAACGGTCGACGCGGTGGAGGTCGAGGCATGA
- a CDS encoding class I SAM-dependent methyltransferase encodes MGFHTFDPEKAAKLEDAGRYRYVSREELLARLPLGADETVADLGSGTGFYTDDVADFGEASNVGVYAVDMQDAMHDYYREKGVPENVALVTATIDDLPFDDDELDAAFSTMTFHEFASEDALAEVGRVLRPDGRLVVADWSADGRGESGPPVEERYDLETARELLTAAGFEVESGRERPETFVLVARR; translated from the coding sequence ATGGGTTTTCACACGTTCGACCCCGAGAAGGCGGCAAAGCTCGAAGACGCAGGGCGGTATCGGTACGTCTCACGCGAGGAGTTACTGGCGCGGCTCCCCCTCGGTGCCGACGAAACCGTCGCCGACCTCGGGAGCGGGACCGGATTTTACACGGACGACGTCGCCGACTTCGGCGAGGCGTCGAACGTCGGGGTGTACGCGGTTGACATGCAGGACGCGATGCACGACTACTATCGAGAGAAGGGCGTCCCAGAGAACGTCGCACTCGTGACGGCGACCATCGACGACCTTCCGTTCGACGACGACGAACTCGACGCCGCGTTCTCGACGATGACGTTCCACGAGTTCGCGAGCGAGGACGCGCTCGCGGAGGTCGGACGCGTCCTTCGACCCGATGGCCGGTTAGTCGTCGCCGACTGGAGCGCCGACGGGCGGGGTGAAAGCGGGCCGCCGGTCGAAGAGCGCTACGACCTCGAAACGGCGCGCGAACTCCTCACCGCCGCCGGGTTCGAGGTGGAATCGGGACGCGAGCGCCCCGAGACGTTCGTGCTGGTCGCGCGACGGTAG
- a CDS encoding nucleoside phosphorylase, with product MPIPNNGDKYDSPALFSAADAIDGQGGDTGVEIPKAVIITYQRDFFEKILAERTGDPIPIVRDFEVHPIDETVGVVVGFSIGAPATGTVAENLIAAGAEALCIVGGSGTLQRSIEPTDAIISDEAIRDEGVSYHYLPPEAEAEPSPELTERLEARFEESEVPTHRGTTWTTSAFYRETVAEIEEYADAGVVSVEMEAAALFAVAEFRGVDAAAVFDIGDLLTGEEWDPGIEYENVQPKLLDPAIAALHDHLNAEGSDADGRDGNGES from the coding sequence ATGCCGATTCCGAACAACGGCGACAAGTACGATTCCCCGGCGCTGTTCTCCGCCGCGGACGCCATCGACGGACAGGGCGGCGACACCGGAGTGGAGATTCCGAAGGCAGTCATCATCACCTACCAACGTGATTTCTTCGAGAAGATACTCGCGGAGCGAACGGGCGACCCGATACCAATCGTTCGGGATTTCGAGGTGCACCCCATCGACGAAACGGTCGGCGTCGTCGTCGGGTTCAGTATCGGTGCGCCCGCGACGGGCACCGTCGCCGAGAACCTCATCGCGGCGGGCGCGGAAGCACTCTGTATCGTCGGCGGGAGCGGGACGCTCCAGCGCTCGATAGAACCCACGGACGCGATAATCTCCGACGAGGCGATCCGGGATGAAGGCGTCTCGTATCACTATCTCCCGCCGGAAGCCGAGGCCGAACCCTCGCCGGAACTCACCGAGCGCCTCGAAGCGCGGTTCGAGGAGAGCGAGGTACCGACGCACCGCGGGACCACGTGGACGACGAGCGCGTTCTACCGCGAGACGGTGGCCGAAATCGAGGAGTACGCGGATGCGGGGGTCGTCAGCGTCGAGATGGAAGCGGCGGCCCTGTTCGCGGTCGCCGAATTTCGCGGCGTAGATGCGGCCGCGGTCTTCGATATCGGCGACCTACTGACCGGGGAGGAGTGGGACCCCGGCATCGAGTACGAGAACGTACAGCCGAAACTCCTCGACCCGGCGATAGCGGCACTTCACGACCACCTCAATGCGGAAGGTTCCGATGCGGACGGTCGAGATGGCAACGGAGAGTCGTGA
- a CDS encoding S1C family serine protease, which produces MNEHESDDKYETDEQSADRHPINEQSLYERLYDETIPSVVSVYVTPQDVSGPTRSGAGSGFIYDHDAQREPDGYVVTNGHVVGGIDEVELRFSEGDWRTGRVVGRDGGTDLAVVEVTDLPAYAEPLPVAADAPTPGQRVAALGNPMGLDGTITTGIVSGTNRSLPTGNGFAIPDTVQTDAAINPGNSGGPLVTLDGEVVGVNRARQGDGIGFAISGAIVSRVVPTLIETGTYRHPYLKISTVDVSPLVAEANELAETRGVLVVDVRLGPASGALVGCESVRTLRGRDVPVGGDVIVGMNGRAVRSHEELMRHLLIEARPGEEAEVELVRNGQRLSETVVLGERPKAPGRGGISVGVE; this is translated from the coding sequence ATGAACGAACACGAGTCAGACGACAAATACGAAACGGACGAGCAGTCGGCAGATAGACATCCCATAAACGAACAGTCGCTATACGAACGATTGTACGACGAAACGATTCCGTCGGTCGTGTCGGTGTACGTCACGCCGCAGGACGTGAGCGGCCCGACGAGGAGCGGCGCGGGGTCGGGATTCATATACGACCACGACGCCCAGCGGGAGCCGGACGGATATGTCGTGACGAACGGGCACGTCGTCGGCGGTATCGACGAGGTGGAACTCCGATTCAGCGAGGGCGACTGGCGAACCGGACGCGTCGTCGGACGAGACGGTGGAACCGACCTCGCGGTCGTCGAAGTCACCGACCTTCCGGCGTACGCCGAGCCGCTCCCCGTCGCGGCGGATGCGCCGACGCCGGGACAGCGGGTCGCCGCGCTCGGGAACCCGATGGGTCTCGACGGAACGATTACGACGGGTATCGTCAGCGGGACGAATCGCTCGCTCCCCACCGGGAACGGCTTCGCCATTCCCGATACGGTACAGACCGACGCGGCCATCAATCCCGGAAACAGCGGCGGGCCACTCGTGACGCTCGACGGGGAAGTCGTCGGCGTCAACCGCGCTCGACAGGGGGACGGCATCGGCTTTGCCATCTCGGGAGCCATCGTCTCGCGGGTCGTACCGACGCTGATAGAAACCGGCACCTACCGCCATCCGTACCTTAAAATCTCGACGGTAGACGTGTCGCCGCTCGTCGCCGAGGCGAACGAGTTAGCGGAGACGCGCGGGGTTCTCGTCGTGGACGTGCGCCTCGGTCCGGCGAGCGGTGCCCTCGTGGGGTGCGAATCGGTGCGAACGCTGCGCGGACGCGACGTCCCGGTCGGTGGAGACGTCATCGTCGGTATGAACGGACGAGCGGTACGTTCACACGAGGAGTTGATGCGACACCTCCTCATCGAAGCGCGACCGGGAGAGGAGGCAGAGGTCGAACTCGTCCGAAACGGGCAACGGCTGTCGGAGACGGTCGTTCTCGGTGAGCGACCGAAAGCACCCGGACGCGGCGGCATCAGCGTCGGCGTGGAGTGA
- a CDS encoding orc1/cdc6 family replication initiation protein translates to MTSFSFDRDNSLYKNRDALLEEYTPNNLVGRDDELEEYHAALQPIINGEAPSNIFLYGKSGVGKTAATRFLLNQLQEDAARYDDITLSVVEINCDGLNSSYQVAVRLVNTLRDPADQISNTGYPQAQVYSFLWDELDELNGTIIIVLDEVDHINDNSILYQIPRARSNGYLEHAKIGLIGISNDLSFRDSLSAKVRSSLCEKEVSFPPYDATELQKVLSQREQVAFHENALAEDVIPLCAAYGAQDAGDARQALDLLLEAGDLARKDAAEQVVDHHVQEARRKLERDRIMEGVADLTQHARLILYALTSLEAEDNSPARSRDIRPRYEQLCNHIGTEALTSRRMRDHLADLAMLGVISSTEKNEGMSGGKYREHALKQDLHLVVSALEETIELAGVHESIRPYYQSLLDERED, encoded by the coding sequence ATGACCTCGTTTAGTTTCGACCGGGATAACTCCCTTTATAAAAATCGGGACGCCCTTTTGGAGGAGTACACGCCGAATAATCTGGTCGGTCGGGACGACGAACTCGAAGAGTATCACGCCGCACTGCAACCGATAATCAACGGGGAAGCGCCGTCGAACATCTTTCTGTACGGGAAAAGTGGGGTCGGAAAAACCGCCGCGACGCGATTTCTTCTGAACCAACTGCAGGAAGACGCCGCTCGGTACGACGATATCACCCTTTCCGTCGTCGAGATCAACTGCGACGGTCTCAATTCGAGCTACCAGGTCGCGGTTCGGCTCGTCAACACGCTCCGCGATCCGGCTGATCAGATCAGCAACACTGGCTATCCGCAAGCACAGGTCTACAGCTTCCTCTGGGACGAACTTGACGAACTCAACGGCACTATCATCATCGTTCTGGACGAGGTAGACCACATCAACGACAATTCCATTCTCTATCAAATCCCTCGCGCGCGGAGCAATGGATACCTCGAACACGCCAAAATCGGCCTTATCGGCATCAGCAACGACCTCTCGTTCCGCGATTCGCTCTCGGCGAAAGTTCGCTCCTCGCTCTGTGAAAAGGAAGTCTCGTTCCCGCCGTACGACGCGACGGAACTCCAGAAGGTGCTTTCCCAGCGTGAACAGGTCGCGTTTCACGAGAACGCCCTCGCGGAAGACGTGATTCCGCTCTGTGCGGCGTACGGTGCACAGGACGCCGGTGACGCACGACAGGCGCTGGACTTGCTCCTGGAAGCGGGGGACCTCGCGCGAAAGGACGCGGCGGAACAGGTCGTCGACCATCACGTTCAAGAGGCACGCCGGAAACTCGAACGCGACCGGATCATGGAGGGCGTCGCGGATCTCACCCAACACGCGCGTCTCATCCTCTACGCCCTCACGTCCCTCGAAGCGGAGGATAACTCCCCTGCCCGTTCGCGAGACATCCGCCCTCGGTACGAGCAGCTGTGTAATCACATCGGCACCGAAGCGCTCACGAGCAGGCGAATGCGCGACCACCTCGCCGACCTTGCGATGCTCGGCGTCATCTCGTCAACCGAGAAAAACGAGGGAATGTCCGGCGGGAAGTACCGCGAACATGCGCTCAAACAGGACCTCCATCTCGTCGTGAGCGCCCTCGAAGAGACCATCGAACTCGCTGGCGTCCACGAAAGTATCCGCCCGTACTATCAGTCACTGCTCGACGAGCGCGAGGACTGA